In one window of Eggerthella guodeyinii DNA:
- a CDS encoding MFS transporter, which translates to MAHNPSGKKTGTAVVALLFFGILTCYILQMSPAPILLNLGEHFGVLDNNSLLNLPVNIMYPFIIVGCLVGPSLDTKIGTRNLFVLTMGFVAFGTLLNFAASSSYLILLVGRALFGLGFGFGVPFIGSAIMQWFKPKGREKMNTLNGFFPFIGTLICFSAVAPIASLFGWEFSLGIWGLIALVILAVWVLFVKAKNLPNYADPLDESESVEEKHLYRDLWSRKAIRLLVVAFSLDYINYSFIATILPMFIAESGGFSDAIAGFASSVAFPGIGLIGCLAGGMVMSKVGKRKPQFLVGSVVEFAGILIATLGANVSVVFVLIGISLYAFGNGFWLPSLYCVPMELKGMTASKAGASFALITAIGFIFGFLSPIVGGFMTDALMPLSGLSTYAAQHVFGLRWTLFAFGLVYIINFICFMKIKETGPGKDRHQEQSA; encoded by the coding sequence ATGGCTCACAATCCTTCAGGGAAAAAGACGGGCACCGCAGTGGTTGCTTTGTTGTTTTTCGGCATCTTGACCTGCTATATCCTTCAAATGTCCCCGGCTCCCATCCTGTTGAACCTGGGTGAGCATTTTGGGGTACTCGACAACAACTCGCTCCTCAACCTGCCCGTCAACATCATGTACCCGTTCATCATCGTCGGATGCCTCGTCGGTCCATCGCTCGACACCAAGATAGGCACGCGCAACCTGTTCGTGCTCACCATGGGGTTCGTCGCGTTCGGCACGCTCCTCAACTTCGCAGCGTCGAGTTCGTACCTCATCCTGCTCGTCGGCAGGGCTCTTTTCGGGCTTGGCTTCGGATTCGGCGTGCCGTTCATCGGTTCTGCTATCATGCAGTGGTTCAAGCCGAAAGGTCGCGAGAAGATGAACACACTGAACGGCTTCTTCCCGTTCATCGGCACCCTCATCTGCTTCTCGGCGGTAGCGCCAATCGCCTCGCTATTCGGCTGGGAGTTCAGCCTTGGCATATGGGGGCTGATCGCCCTGGTCATCCTTGCCGTATGGGTTCTGTTCGTGAAAGCGAAGAACCTTCCTAACTACGCCGACCCACTCGACGAGAGCGAGAGCGTCGAGGAAAAACACTTGTATCGTGATCTTTGGTCGCGCAAAGCGATTCGCTTGCTGGTGGTAGCCTTCAGCCTCGACTACATCAATTACTCTTTCATCGCCACCATCCTGCCCATGTTCATTGCCGAATCGGGCGGCTTTTCCGATGCGATCGCAGGGTTCGCTTCCTCGGTTGCGTTTCCCGGCATCGGGCTCATCGGATGCCTTGCAGGCGGAATGGTCATGAGCAAGGTAGGCAAGCGCAAGCCGCAGTTCCTCGTTGGATCAGTGGTCGAATTCGCCGGTATCCTCATCGCAACGCTTGGCGCGAACGTCTCCGTCGTGTTCGTGCTCATCGGCATCTCCCTGTACGCATTCGGAAACGGTTTCTGGCTGCCATCCCTGTACTGCGTCCCGATGGAGCTCAAAGGCATGACCGCTTCGAAGGCGGGGGCATCGTTCGCCCTCATCACCGCGATCGGCTTCATTTTCGGGTTCCTGTCCCCCATCGTCGGCGGGTTCATGACCGATGCGCTCATGCCCCTGTCCGGGCTGTCCACGTATGCGGCCCAGCACGTTTTCGGATTGCGGTGGACGCTTTTCGCTTTCGGCCTCGTATACATCATCAACTTTATCTGCTTTATGAAGATCAAGGAGACCGGCCCTGGAAAAGATCGGCATCAGGAGCAATCGGCGTAA
- a CDS encoding response regulator transcription factor produces MIEVRNTINATWVRCLVALIAELFGTWLTNAALYPQYIGVMSEARDASSLVGVITLVALAVWALKKPSSINETTLTAGSFVLYSAGFALIVLGIAQQSAPLLLAGACVRSVGSRWVVVLMGISLCKLDKRSCMLCIASALVASYLLRLPYMGADATVSMATLFLLPFIMYAACRPLALDMLAVIREAVSPAETSITQPASFVPFAHGLFVAIFIFRIAYGFALTFGSIDGNPQQTFFGLMPIAILLVMALLPKVPKADVLYQAAALFVVGGFLAVVVLVGRAPGDMAFANGLLYAGSECFDALMWFVLASIGARNKVNALAVFAWGRAASSAGLLCGATVGHAVNATPDPLTVSVGIAVVLFLFVAMNFTVLKPFGFQATIDGVQSVEPVAAAASVGLPEKSAAVAARYRLTPRETELLELLAHGRNGPFIQEKLVLSRNTVKTHVANIYGKLGVHSQQELIDLVEQADER; encoded by the coding sequence ATGATCGAGGTACGGAACACCATCAACGCGACGTGGGTTCGCTGTCTCGTCGCGTTGATCGCCGAGCTGTTCGGCACATGGCTGACCAATGCGGCGCTGTACCCGCAGTACATCGGCGTCATGTCCGAGGCGCGCGACGCATCGTCGCTCGTGGGCGTGATAACGCTCGTGGCGCTGGCGGTGTGGGCGCTCAAGAAGCCCTCGTCCATCAACGAGACCACCCTGACGGCGGGATCGTTCGTGCTGTACTCGGCGGGGTTCGCGCTCATCGTGCTGGGCATCGCGCAGCAATCGGCTCCCCTGCTGCTGGCGGGTGCATGCGTGCGCTCGGTCGGGTCGCGCTGGGTGGTGGTGCTCATGGGCATCTCGCTGTGCAAGCTCGACAAGCGCTCGTGCATGCTGTGCATCGCGTCGGCCCTGGTGGCAAGCTACCTGCTGCGACTTCCGTACATGGGCGCCGACGCGACGGTGAGCATGGCCACGCTGTTCCTGCTGCCGTTCATCATGTACGCCGCGTGCCGCCCGCTGGCGCTCGACATGCTCGCCGTCATCCGCGAGGCGGTGTCGCCGGCGGAGACGTCCATCACGCAGCCCGCGTCGTTCGTGCCGTTCGCGCACGGGCTGTTCGTGGCCATCTTCATCTTCCGCATCGCGTACGGGTTCGCGTTGACGTTCGGCTCGATCGACGGCAATCCGCAGCAGACGTTCTTCGGCTTGATGCCCATCGCCATCCTCTTGGTCATGGCCCTGCTGCCGAAGGTGCCGAAAGCGGATGTGTTGTACCAGGCCGCAGCGCTGTTCGTGGTGGGCGGGTTCCTCGCGGTGGTGGTGCTTGTGGGCCGCGCGCCCGGCGACATGGCGTTCGCGAACGGGCTGCTGTACGCGGGCAGTGAGTGCTTCGATGCGCTCATGTGGTTCGTGCTGGCCTCCATCGGCGCGCGCAACAAGGTGAACGCGCTGGCCGTGTTCGCGTGGGGACGCGCGGCCTCGTCGGCAGGCCTGCTGTGCGGCGCGACGGTGGGGCATGCGGTGAACGCCACGCCCGATCCGCTGACGGTGTCGGTGGGCATCGCGGTGGTGCTGTTCCTGTTCGTGGCGATGAACTTCACGGTGCTCAAGCCGTTCGGCTTCCAGGCAACCATCGACGGCGTGCAGTCGGTTGAGCCCGTCGCGGCGGCGGCCTCGGTGGGGCTTCCGGAGAAAAGCGCCGCCGTGGCCGCGCGGTACCGGCTGACGCCGCGCGAGACCGAGCTGCTCGAGCTGCTGGCGCACGGGCGCAACGGGCCGTTCATCCAGGAGAAGCTCGTGCTGTCGCGCAACACGGTGAAGACGCACGTGGCGAACATCTACGGCAAGCTAGGCGTGCATTCGCAGCAGGAGCTCATCGACCTGGTGGAGCAGGCCGACGAGCGATAG
- a CDS encoding ornithine carbamoyltransferase translates to MAEVKHFLSFADYTQDEIMDLMDVTITLKEAYEKGIRPPLLKDMSLAMLFAMESTRTRVSFEAAMTQLGGHALFLNTKATHAGSHETWKETAAVLSSMCDGISARINDSSVLEALASNSTVPVINMLDSARHPSQVIADLLTVIERKPKDKSLKDVVFMYIGDCSSNEDSPYSCCVTLKAQEELFSKLGMTIVLCSPKEYSIGDDWRAHIEAQCAESGGKLIVTDDPYAYIDQVDFIYTGVTWYYDVRLPEELAKSTFYPKYSVNAELMSKAKPTAWVMHFLPGNRGWEITDDVWDGPQSALLPQAENRLHAEKGILAYLLYPHRTHPSKQMEDYYLGKLENMLTVREPNYAY, encoded by the coding sequence ATGGCAGAGGTGAAGCATTTCCTGAGTTTCGCAGACTACACCCAGGACGAGATCATGGATTTGATGGACGTCACCATCACGCTCAAGGAGGCGTACGAAAAGGGCATTCGACCGCCGCTGCTCAAGGACATGAGCCTCGCGATGCTGTTCGCGATGGAGTCCACGCGCACGCGCGTTTCGTTCGAGGCCGCCATGACGCAGCTCGGCGGCCATGCGCTGTTCCTGAACACGAAGGCAACCCACGCCGGCTCCCATGAAACATGGAAGGAGACTGCCGCGGTGCTGTCAAGCATGTGCGACGGCATCTCGGCGCGCATCAACGACAGCTCCGTGCTTGAGGCGCTTGCGTCGAACTCGACCGTTCCGGTGATCAACATGCTCGACAGCGCTCGCCACCCCAGCCAGGTCATCGCCGACCTGCTCACCGTCATCGAGCGCAAGCCCAAGGACAAGAGCCTCAAGGACGTCGTCTTCATGTACATCGGCGATTGCAGCTCGAACGAAGACTCGCCGTACAGCTGCTGCGTAACGCTCAAGGCACAAGAGGAGCTGTTCAGCAAGCTGGGCATGACCATCGTGCTGTGCTCCCCGAAAGAGTACTCCATCGGCGACGACTGGCGAGCCCATATCGAAGCCCAATGCGCCGAATCGGGCGGGAAGCTCATCGTCACCGACGACCCTTACGCCTACATCGATCAAGTTGATTTCATCTATACAGGCGTCACCTGGTATTACGACGTGCGCCTTCCCGAAGAGCTTGCCAAGTCGACGTTTTATCCCAAGTACTCCGTCAATGCCGAGCTCATGAGCAAGGCAAAGCCGACGGCTTGGGTCATGCACTTCCTCCCGGGAAACCGCGGTTGGGAAATCACCGACGACGTGTGGGACGGCCCGCAATCGGCCTTGCTGCCCCAGGCGGAGAATCGTCTCCACGCCGAAAAGGGCATCCTCGCCTACCTGCTCTACCCGCATCGCACGCATCCCTCCAAGCAGATGGAAGACTACTACTTGGGAAAACTGGAGAACATGCTCACCGTGCGAGAGCCCAACTACGCCTACTAA
- a CDS encoding universal stress protein, whose translation MPMWCSKVLVAYDGSAPSAKALELARSIGAQDESVELVFVHVVKLYGLGTGAETVLLDEAKKVLAEMEQLADEVPNRAHTHLLKGSSPADLLLKCAQDEGCDLIVMGSRGQGGVKGFLGSVSYAVVQGSPIAVLIAKDAPAPQTKDRATR comes from the coding sequence ATGCCCATGTGGTGCTCCAAGGTCCTGGTTGCCTACGACGGCTCCGCACCCTCCGCCAAAGCGCTCGAGCTGGCGCGCTCCATCGGCGCGCAGGATGAAAGCGTCGAGCTCGTGTTCGTCCACGTGGTGAAGCTGTACGGCCTGGGCACCGGCGCCGAGACCGTCCTGCTCGACGAGGCGAAGAAGGTGCTGGCCGAAATGGAGCAGCTGGCGGACGAGGTGCCGAACAGGGCCCACACCCACCTGCTGAAGGGCAGCTCGCCGGCCGACCTCCTGCTGAAATGCGCGCAGGACGAAGGGTGCGACCTCATCGTCATGGGCAGCCGCGGGCAGGGCGGCGTCAAGGGATTCCTCGGCAGCGTCAGCTACGCCGTGGTGCAGGGCTCCCCCATCGCCGTGCTCATCGCGAAAGACGCGCCCGCCCCGCAAACGAAAGACCGGGCGACACGTTAA
- a CDS encoding agmatine deiminase family protein has protein sequence MASTNYHAVAEWAEQESILVTWPYEEFVWKDHSQLDVYLNVIEELVPVVKVLIQARGCDHSKILETLGTRGIPTDNVELVDFEPDTVIIKEGDEETFMPCATLAWPRDYGAEVVMNDEGERAVISFNKCMWGVGGATVYHREGAVTECVSRWHAKTVGIETVLFTRLVSEGGDREFNGAGVLLTTEETELTKRNPQYTKEEFEQEMKRPAGIEKILWVPRGTYDDEDCCDGPVPGPDNEPTAFKAGGANCHMDEMARFCDENTIVLGFISDEEAQRYEIARLNKERFDEAYEYLSKQTNLDGKPFNIVRIPVPEVQYYTADFKGKDKDCLLAGYVGRTLETAAKDTEGDITFVASQSYTNFIITNKKVIAQQYWSEGLPDAIKEKDAEALRVLHACFPGREVVGINTYALNILGGGIHCFSRQVPKSLAK, from the coding sequence ATGGCCAGCACTAACTACCATGCCGTTGCAGAGTGGGCCGAACAGGAATCTATCCTGGTCACCTGGCCTTACGAAGAGTTCGTTTGGAAGGATCACTCCCAGCTCGACGTGTACCTCAACGTCATCGAGGAGCTCGTCCCCGTGGTGAAGGTTCTCATCCAAGCGCGCGGATGCGACCATTCGAAGATCCTCGAAACGCTTGGCACGCGCGGCATTCCCACCGACAACGTCGAGCTCGTCGACTTCGAACCCGACACCGTCATCATCAAAGAGGGCGACGAGGAAACGTTCATGCCGTGCGCCACGCTCGCTTGGCCCCGCGACTACGGCGCGGAAGTGGTCATGAACGACGAAGGAGAGCGCGCGGTCATATCCTTCAACAAATGCATGTGGGGCGTGGGCGGCGCGACGGTCTACCATCGCGAAGGAGCCGTCACGGAATGCGTTTCCCGCTGGCACGCGAAAACCGTCGGCATCGAAACCGTGCTGTTCACCCGCTTGGTAAGCGAGGGAGGCGACCGCGAGTTCAACGGTGCCGGCGTGCTGCTCACCACCGAGGAGACCGAACTGACCAAACGGAACCCTCAGTACACGAAAGAGGAATTCGAGCAGGAAATGAAGCGTCCGGCCGGCATCGAGAAGATTCTCTGGGTGCCCCGCGGCACCTACGACGACGAAGATTGCTGCGACGGCCCCGTTCCCGGCCCCGACAACGAACCCACGGCGTTCAAGGCCGGCGGCGCCAACTGCCACATGGACGAGATGGCGCGTTTCTGCGACGAGAACACCATCGTGCTCGGCTTCATCTCCGATGAGGAGGCACAGCGCTACGAGATCGCCCGCCTGAACAAAGAACGCTTCGACGAAGCCTACGAATACCTGAGCAAGCAAACGAACCTCGACGGCAAGCCGTTCAATATCGTGCGCATCCCCGTCCCCGAAGTGCAGTACTATACCGCCGACTTCAAGGGCAAGGACAAGGACTGCCTGCTGGCCGGATACGTAGGGCGCACCCTTGAGACGGCCGCCAAGGATACCGAAGGCGACATCACCTTCGTCGCGTCGCAAAGCTACACCAATTTCATCATCACGAACAAAAAGGTGATCGCGCAGCAGTATTGGAGCGAGGGCTTGCCCGACGCCATCAAGGAGAAGGATGCCGAAGCGCTGCGCGTGCTGCATGCATGCTTCCCCGGCCGTGAGGTCGTCGGCATCAACACCTACGCACTGAACATCCTGGGAGGCGGCATACACTGCTTCTCCAGGCAGGTGCCGAAATCGCTGGCGAAGTAG
- a CDS encoding holin, with the protein MIILDENNNPLINPDLTKGQLYSEWRSVFHRYVVDAEAESHEEVVAEYPNGGKDVAIVIDVPEEGHWETRLESGELVELSGTIPDDAPHDAVLQDHEPVMRYRLNGPADATAAEPRIAAERTMQPAVMCTATTEEGEPATMDKRSSIGRWAAAAAIRAVKTAAQALITLIGADLVSIVALDWPQMLGVAATMAVVSLLTSVVGIPEVDEGANVASIARSN; encoded by the coding sequence ATGATCATACTCGACGAAAACAACAACCCCCTCATCAACCCCGATCTGACGAAAGGCCAGCTCTACAGCGAATGGCGCAGCGTGTTCCACCGCTACGTGGTGGATGCCGAAGCTGAGTCTCACGAAGAAGTGGTAGCCGAATACCCCAACGGCGGCAAGGACGTCGCCATCGTGATCGACGTTCCCGAGGAAGGCCATTGGGAAACGCGCCTCGAATCAGGCGAGCTCGTCGAATTGAGCGGAACGATACCAGACGACGCCCCGCACGATGCCGTGCTCCAAGACCACGAGCCCGTGATGAGGTATCGCCTCAACGGTCCTGCCGATGCGACAGCAGCCGAGCCACGCATCGCCGCAGAGCGAACGATGCAACCCGCGGTGATGTGCACCGCAACGACGGAAGAAGGAGAACCCGCAACCATGGACAAGCGTTCCAGCATCGGCCGGTGGGCGGCAGCCGCCGCCATCCGCGCCGTCAAGACGGCGGCGCAGGCATTGATCACGCTCATCGGCGCCGACCTGGTGAGCATCGTGGCCTTGGACTGGCCGCAGATGCTCGGCGTGGCGGCGACCATGGCCGTCGTGAGCCTGCTGACCAGCGTCGTCGGCATACCCGAGGTGGACGAGGGCGCGAACGTCGCCTCCATCGCGAGGAGCAACTGA
- a CDS encoding Crp/Fnr family transcriptional regulator yields the protein MSDTDSPTIDAPVDELSLLEGIPAEKRASVLRCLNARVARFEKGDILAGRAHGTSCTRYLIEGEALIVRYDAAGNRSILGSYREDAVVASELAPQFCVANCLDIVATGPCATIDFSISQEIEGCPCCIKHINRIKGNLVASLTDMNMQLVKRLDTLANRSTREKVLAYLQERSQEAGSRTFSIPYNRQELADYLYIERSALSRELSRMQREGIISYDRNRFALTS from the coding sequence ATGAGCGATACGGATTCTCCCACCATCGACGCACCCGTTGACGAGCTGTCGCTGCTCGAAGGCATCCCCGCCGAAAAGCGCGCCTCCGTGCTACGCTGCCTGAACGCGCGCGTCGCGCGGTTCGAAAAGGGCGACATCCTGGCTGGCCGGGCGCACGGAACGTCGTGCACGCGCTACCTCATCGAGGGCGAGGCGCTCATCGTGCGCTACGATGCCGCGGGCAACCGGTCGATCCTCGGCAGCTACCGCGAAGACGCCGTCGTCGCCAGCGAGCTGGCGCCGCAGTTCTGCGTGGCGAACTGCCTGGACATCGTGGCCACCGGCCCGTGCGCCACCATCGACTTCAGCATCTCGCAGGAAATCGAAGGCTGCCCCTGCTGCATCAAGCACATCAACCGCATCAAGGGCAACCTCGTGGCCTCGCTCACCGACATGAACATGCAGCTGGTGAAGCGCCTCGACACGCTCGCGAACCGGTCAACCCGCGAGAAAGTGCTTGCCTACCTGCAAGAACGCTCCCAGGAAGCCGGCTCGCGCACGTTCAGCATCCCCTACAACCGCCAAGAGCTGGCCGATTACCTCTACATCGAGCGCAGCGCGCTGTCGCGCGAGCTCAGCCGCATGCAGCGCGAGGGCATTATCTCCTACGACCGCAACCGCTTCGCCCTCACCAGCTAG
- a CDS encoding MFS transporter translates to MNFLVMLNYYGLMVVVADYAMKTYDAAASTAGLAASIFVIGALIARLFSGRIMDRVGRKRLLIIGAVLEVAFSALYLVGVGLWLLFVVRLLHGIAFGMCSTSIGTIVTALVPDNRKGEGVGYYMLSVTLGAAIGPFLGMFLTQNAGFQTLFIVTAAVAGACLLAATQVRVPKTPVPSERVAQKANDIARGERTERAGGFRVPRPRIANYLETSVVPISAVCALLFFCYSSLLAFLTPFAAESGLEAPASFFFVVYAIATFVTRPFTGKLFDRKGDRAVMIPAFIAFIFGMGLLATVYRPAAMLIAAALLGFGVGTIQASGLALAVRIAPDDRLSLANSTFYILLDIGVGVGPLLLGIVQPVWGYRGLFEAMSFVAIVALAAYLVVSRRKGTMRRKLEEAERE, encoded by the coding sequence GTGAATTTCCTGGTCATGCTCAATTATTACGGTCTTATGGTGGTGGTCGCCGACTACGCCATGAAAACGTACGATGCGGCTGCGTCCACCGCAGGGCTCGCCGCCAGCATCTTCGTCATCGGCGCGCTCATCGCACGCCTCTTCAGCGGCCGCATCATGGATCGCGTTGGCCGCAAGCGCCTGCTGATTATCGGAGCGGTGCTGGAAGTCGCGTTTTCGGCGCTGTACTTGGTCGGCGTAGGGCTTTGGCTCCTGTTCGTCGTGCGGTTGCTCCACGGCATCGCCTTCGGCATGTGCTCCACTTCCATCGGCACCATCGTTACGGCGCTCGTGCCCGACAACCGCAAAGGCGAGGGCGTGGGCTACTACATGCTGTCGGTCACGCTGGGTGCGGCCATCGGGCCGTTTCTGGGTATGTTTCTCACGCAGAACGCCGGGTTCCAAACGCTGTTCATCGTCACCGCCGCAGTAGCCGGCGCCTGCCTGCTGGCCGCAACGCAAGTTCGCGTGCCGAAGACTCCCGTGCCGTCCGAACGCGTGGCCCAGAAGGCGAACGACATCGCCCGCGGCGAGCGCACCGAGCGAGCGGGCGGCTTCCGCGTGCCGCGCCCGCGCATCGCGAACTACCTCGAGACGAGCGTCGTTCCCATCAGCGCCGTATGCGCGCTGCTGTTCTTCTGCTACTCCAGCCTGCTCGCGTTCCTCACGCCGTTCGCCGCCGAAAGCGGGCTCGAAGCGCCCGCGAGCTTTTTCTTCGTCGTCTACGCCATCGCGACGTTCGTCACGCGTCCGTTCACCGGCAAGCTGTTCGACCGCAAGGGCGACCGCGCGGTGATGATCCCCGCATTCATCGCGTTCATCTTCGGCATGGGCCTGCTGGCCACCGTGTACCGGCCCGCAGCCATGCTCATCGCGGCGGCGCTGCTGGGATTCGGCGTGGGAACCATCCAGGCCAGCGGCCTGGCGCTGGCCGTGCGCATCGCGCCCGACGACCGGCTGAGCCTGGCGAACTCGACGTTCTACATCCTGCTCGACATCGGCGTGGGCGTGGGCCCGCTGCTGCTGGGCATCGTGCAGCCGGTGTGGGGCTATCGCGGCCTGTTCGAGGCCATGTCGTTCGTGGCCATCGTCGCCCTCGCGGCCTACCTCGTGGTCAGCCGCAGAAAGGGCACCATGCGGCGCAAGCTCGAAGAGGCCGAACGCGAGTAG
- a CDS encoding FAD-binding protein: MKNIAEQGLSRRNFLTGAAATGALAAFGLAGCAPQAKAETSGDATKADAAETKADASAQTDWLGSAPDITAGDIKETKQTDLLIIGAGNGGMAAAATAADLGLDFILCEKSGSIQRSRHWFGAINTKYTEAAGAHVDEGRLLNEFSRYASGQCDQRVIRVWIKESASVVDWIDPILTEAGMTCAFDNDIDHETGGTSFALFPMEHYYSGKDAAGEALERNKVLLSYINDKGYDVTYNHKLVKLVQDDAGKVTGAIFEADGGYVQVDAAKGVLLTTGGYTSNAEMLRACNPMVDRCVTLQYGSPNNVGEGIKAGMWAGAQKDSIGAPMIFDRGAVKPGENAGIISGPGEVATFAGTDKQFNLGSQPLMKVTRDGKRFVNESTPYDFCCFAAAEHEGGVFCQVFDSNLKEDVKRFSTIGCSRQTQQLLAKEADTPLDEIYADQLEKGTMVKADTIEELADKLGFQGEAKEAFLAEVEKYNGFYDAQEDADFGKEAYRLSELRTAPFYGIWYGGSLLTTVDGLRINEDMQVLGAQSKPIEGLYAAGDCSGSIFGNNYPEYIVGCACGRTITFARHAVRHIAGDLA, from the coding sequence ATGAAGAACATCGCAGAACAGGGTCTTTCGCGTCGAAACTTCCTGACGGGCGCCGCAGCCACGGGCGCGCTCGCCGCGTTCGGCTTGGCCGGATGCGCCCCGCAAGCCAAAGCCGAGACGTCCGGCGACGCGACGAAAGCCGATGCCGCCGAAACCAAGGCCGACGCGTCCGCCCAAACCGACTGGCTGGGCAGCGCGCCCGACATCACGGCCGGCGACATCAAGGAGACGAAGCAGACCGACCTGCTGATCATCGGCGCGGGCAACGGCGGCATGGCCGCAGCCGCCACGGCCGCCGACCTGGGACTCGACTTCATACTGTGCGAGAAGTCCGGCTCCATCCAGCGCAGCCGCCACTGGTTCGGCGCCATCAATACGAAGTACACCGAGGCCGCCGGCGCGCACGTGGACGAAGGCCGCCTGCTCAACGAGTTCTCGCGCTACGCCTCGGGCCAGTGCGACCAGCGCGTCATCCGCGTGTGGATCAAGGAGAGCGCCAGCGTGGTCGACTGGATCGACCCCATCCTCACCGAGGCCGGCATGACATGCGCCTTCGACAACGACATCGACCACGAGACCGGCGGCACGAGCTTCGCCCTGTTCCCGATGGAGCACTACTACTCGGGCAAGGACGCCGCCGGCGAAGCGCTCGAGCGCAACAAGGTGCTGCTGTCCTACATCAACGACAAGGGCTACGACGTCACCTACAACCACAAGCTGGTGAAGCTGGTGCAGGACGACGCCGGCAAGGTGACGGGCGCCATCTTCGAGGCCGACGGCGGATACGTCCAGGTGGACGCCGCGAAGGGCGTGCTGCTCACCACGGGCGGCTACACGAGCAACGCCGAGATGCTGCGCGCGTGCAACCCGATGGTCGACCGCTGCGTCACGCTGCAGTACGGCTCGCCGAACAACGTGGGCGAGGGCATCAAGGCCGGCATGTGGGCGGGCGCGCAGAAGGACAGCATCGGCGCGCCGATGATCTTCGACCGCGGCGCCGTGAAGCCGGGCGAGAACGCGGGCATCATCAGCGGCCCCGGCGAGGTGGCCACGTTCGCAGGTACCGACAAGCAGTTCAACCTCGGCTCGCAACCGCTCATGAAGGTCACCCGCGACGGCAAGCGCTTCGTGAACGAGTCCACCCCCTACGACTTCTGCTGCTTCGCGGCGGCCGAGCACGAGGGCGGCGTGTTCTGCCAGGTGTTCGACTCGAACCTCAAGGAAGACGTCAAGCGCTTCAGCACCATCGGCTGCTCGCGTCAAACCCAGCAGCTGCTGGCGAAGGAAGCCGACACCCCGCTCGACGAGATCTATGCCGACCAGCTGGAGAAGGGCACCATGGTGAAGGCCGACACCATCGAGGAGCTGGCCGACAAGCTGGGCTTCCAGGGCGAGGCGAAGGAAGCGTTCCTGGCCGAGGTGGAGAAGTACAACGGCTTCTACGACGCCCAGGAAGACGCCGACTTCGGCAAGGAAGCCTACCGCCTGTCCGAGCTGCGCACGGCCCCGTTCTACGGCATCTGGTACGGCGGCTCGCTGCTGACCACGGTGGACGGCCTGCGCATCAACGAGGACATGCAGGTGCTCGGCGCCCAGAGCAAGCCCATCGAGGGCCTCTACGCCGCGGGCGACTGCTCGGGCAGCATCTTCGGCAACAACTACCCCGAGTACATCGTGGGCTGCGCCTGCGGCCGCACCATCACGTTCGCCCGCCACGCCGTCCGCCACATAGCCGGCGACCTGGCGTAA
- a CDS encoding helix-turn-helix transcriptional regulator, producing the protein MDDVSDFWVGEAFSLVNDTIYGIYNDDLMDVYPKYCARLEALVPFDGYFYSYFYYDSNRCKAFNFEASSNIPSASIEEYVEKYWAIDYIRWFLDSSASEVFRDTDVISPLAYEQSAFFRGWLAPLGFFYSAIAPVSSCEKTIVSLDLMRSKDSGDFSDSELVLLQGFNRHLCSRFVGEFPQGITEAHFKGLKGSLKDTFSCTDREMDVIDLLVAKKSRSEVCEELFISANTLKKHIANIYRKLGVSSANQFFQKVAEFENRPRS; encoded by the coding sequence ATGGACGATGTAAGCGATTTCTGGGTGGGCGAGGCGTTCTCTCTCGTAAACGATACGATATACGGGATATACAACGACGACCTCATGGACGTGTATCCGAAGTACTGCGCGCGGCTTGAGGCGCTTGTCCCCTTCGACGGATACTTCTATTCCTACTTCTATTACGATTCCAATCGGTGCAAGGCCTTCAATTTCGAAGCGAGCTCCAATATCCCCTCGGCATCTATCGAAGAGTATGTCGAAAAATATTGGGCGATCGATTACATCCGATGGTTTTTGGACTCGTCTGCCTCCGAGGTGTTTCGCGACACCGATGTGATCAGCCCGCTCGCGTACGAACAGTCGGCTTTCTTCAGGGGTTGGCTTGCTCCGCTCGGGTTCTTCTACTCGGCCATCGCGCCGGTGTCCAGCTGTGAGAAGACGATCGTTTCGCTCGACCTGATGAGGTCGAAGGACTCGGGCGACTTCTCGGATTCGGAGTTGGTGTTGCTACAGGGCTTCAATCGCCATCTGTGTTCTCGTTTCGTGGGCGAGTTCCCGCAGGGCATCACAGAAGCGCACTTCAAGGGGTTGAAGGGCAGCCTCAAGGATACGTTTTCATGCACGGATCGGGAGATGGACGTGATCGATCTGCTCGTGGCGAAGAAGAGTCGAAGCGAGGTGTGCGAGGAACTTTTCATCAGCGCAAACACACTGAAGAAGCATATCGCGAACATCTATCGGAAGCTGGGCGTATCCAGCGCGAACCAGTTTTTCCAGAAAGTTGCCGAATTCGAGAACCGCCCGCGATCGTGA